From Acidimicrobiales bacterium, one genomic window encodes:
- a CDS encoding amidohydrolase family protein — protein MTSQWRRARDREPDRRPALPVWPTTLSNGEFLPPPATARQKAMTRMMLEALAHTASRRGVDRRRFLATSGAMAASLAVLNSCASGDEALPPPTSTTVGPTTTSSTTSGAPSTTTTLGDRGGEYVVPDPEDEEACSIELGDRGEFIFDIHTHHVMPEGVWRDNAPRIESMIRNLVPSGCNQADRLECLNRIAYVTNMFLGSDTTFALLSDVPNSGPADAPLPWDAKVGTADLMAALTVAGQPRVLIHDVIAPNFGDLAARLDDMATTAGTGRVAAFKVYTAWGPGNQGYSLADPAIGLPVVEQARSLGVTTICAHKGLPLQEFDRRFNGPDDICAVAAQFPDMNFVVYHSAYEIQTTERAYDPNRATTGVNSLLRAMDDHGIPANGNVWCELGTTWRETMNDPTQAAHVLGKLLTRVGEDRVMWGTDGIWLGSPQRQIEAFRAFRITEAFQSEYGYPALTDAVKAKIFGVNAAALFGVDPDGIRCGIDTDLLAASKGELQVLVDDGLVPNPYEPIGFATRREVLQWWRGGPKPSLPV, from the coding sequence ATGACGAGCCAGTGGCGCCGTGCCCGTGACCGGGAGCCGGATCGCCGCCCCGCGCTCCCCGTGTGGCCCACCACGCTGTCGAATGGCGAGTTCCTCCCCCCGCCGGCGACCGCTCGTCAGAAGGCGATGACGCGGATGATGCTCGAGGCACTCGCCCACACTGCGTCGCGGCGCGGTGTCGACCGACGGCGCTTCCTCGCCACGTCGGGGGCTATGGCCGCCTCGCTGGCCGTGCTCAACAGCTGCGCGTCCGGCGACGAGGCGCTTCCACCGCCCACCTCGACCACCGTCGGCCCGACCACGACATCGTCCACGACGTCGGGTGCTCCGTCCACCACGACGACGCTCGGCGACCGCGGCGGGGAATACGTCGTCCCCGATCCCGAGGACGAGGAGGCCTGCTCGATCGAGCTCGGCGATCGGGGCGAATTCATCTTCGACATCCACACCCATCACGTGATGCCGGAGGGTGTCTGGCGGGACAACGCCCCTCGGATCGAGAGCATGATCCGCAATCTGGTGCCGTCGGGATGCAACCAAGCCGACCGCCTGGAGTGTCTCAACCGGATTGCCTATGTCACCAACATGTTCCTGGGCTCCGACACGACGTTTGCCCTGCTCAGCGACGTTCCCAACTCCGGCCCGGCCGACGCTCCCCTGCCCTGGGACGCCAAGGTCGGTACCGCCGACCTGATGGCGGCACTCACGGTCGCCGGGCAACCACGCGTCCTGATCCACGACGTGATCGCACCGAATTTCGGTGACCTCGCCGCTCGCCTCGACGACATGGCCACCACGGCTGGAACGGGACGGGTCGCGGCATTCAAGGTCTACACCGCATGGGGGCCCGGCAATCAGGGCTACTCGCTGGCCGATCCCGCCATCGGCCTGCCGGTGGTGGAGCAGGCTCGCAGCCTGGGCGTCACCACGATCTGCGCCCACAAGGGTCTCCCCCTGCAGGAGTTCGATCGGCGCTTCAACGGACCCGACGACATCTGCGCGGTCGCCGCCCAGTTCCCCGACATGAACTTCGTCGTCTACCACTCGGCCTACGAGATCCAGACAACGGAACGGGCCTACGATCCGAACCGGGCGACCACCGGCGTGAACTCGCTCCTGAGAGCCATGGACGACCATGGCATTCCTGCCAACGGCAACGTCTGGTGTGAGCTCGGCACGACGTGGCGAGAGACCATGAACGACCCCACTCAGGCCGCGCACGTGCTCGGGAAGCTGCTCACCCGGGTCGGCGAAGACCGAGTGATGTGGGGCACCGACGGCATCTGGCTCGGCTCTCCCCAGCGTCAGATCGAGGCGTTCCGGGCCTTCCGGATCACCGAGGCGTTCCAGAGCGAATACGGCTACCCGGCGCTGACCGACGCAGTGAAAGCGAAGATCTTCGGCGTGAACGCGGCGGCTCTGTTCGGCGTCGACCCCGATGGCATCCGGTGCGGCATCGACACCGACCTCCTCGCCGCCAGCAAGGGCGAACTGCAGGTACTCGTCGACGACGGGCTGGTACCCAACCCCTACGAACCCATCGGATTCGCCACGCGCCGCGAGGTGCTCCAGTGGTGGCGGGGCGGTCCGAAGCCGAGTCTTCCGGTGTGA
- a CDS encoding BTAD domain-containing putative transcriptional regulator produces MTVERGSQRKATDPATSLERPRLLQIMDGRFERSLTVLTAGAGFGKSTLLRQSMDRNAEDPQGIDLFLACRPVDERPNEFAAALRRAVGIARGDDDVIDAVCSEMWRRSPVEVALIVDDIHLLPPGGEAAALLQDLLDRLPANAHLVLSGRRPPSLRTARLEAAGDVSHLRETDLAFTGGEQTALLAQRAPEHEPTDLGGWPALLALSMASPTARVDDFVWEEVLRPFPASQVRGLARLIGLDWLDAARIDAFAGPDSGLRDVIDGLPLCHRDDEGRVHLHALWERVLEGIDPEWDDDAVAAASSMLADDGWYREALELCIEHGTVRHVEGLVRRYATEAVEHLPTEEVETFVDLLADGARRSRFGCLLEGRLEIRRRPRVAKPLLAEAREGFAGRGEDALEVETLVLLGQIAFSEWDATALAHIAGRAREIATPAARSLAAMMDATRLTVEGAPFDGVRERIETARAIGVPLGGVDGVVAGVACRLSGVPEEGLPIVERALREATRANKPLVMANLFDVEWLAGRVGPDVLGMLDAGPADGLAEMSHQAAAVSGLMAFANAVAGRARQARRHLERADAFRSHQLRSGLAMPTAARMALEIAAGRDDVAAAIADDGLDMSMMTDPGVRRAMPMAFLVSEKLRAELEEVDLGPCYEVGRRAADALQALRDAGDTGPAAALPWSTSSRFSIFFVPPLILELALGAVAGGTDAASSVAREMAALDREALRRLAVGGPVPIRDGAARLLKEVPARPGDVMELRALGPFELWRDGEPVDDAGLRRGKVRALLQYLVARGECRRDELGVALWPDFDEEAMANNLRVTLSHAMKLLEPERQKGEPAYRLRAVADRIELAVDDALTIDVAVFDELLDAAEDADRGGDPARTLALMDRAVEMYRGEYLEDCPEPAWGEAERTRLRHRFVGAALRAGELRLGQGDLDAARARAVRARHADAYSEAAARLEALVYLREGNRAAARSVLDAMVVVLEDAGVSPERETLALLRRAGRAPA; encoded by the coding sequence GTGACGGTCGAGCGGGGTAGCCAGCGGAAGGCGACGGACCCTGCCACGTCGCTCGAACGTCCCCGTCTGTTGCAGATCATGGACGGGCGGTTCGAGCGATCGCTGACGGTCCTCACCGCCGGTGCCGGTTTCGGGAAGAGCACGCTGCTCCGCCAGTCGATGGATCGCAACGCCGAGGATCCGCAGGGGATCGATCTGTTCCTGGCCTGCCGCCCGGTCGACGAGCGCCCGAACGAGTTCGCGGCGGCGCTGCGCCGTGCCGTCGGGATCGCTCGCGGCGATGACGACGTGATCGATGCCGTCTGCAGCGAGATGTGGCGTCGGAGCCCTGTCGAGGTTGCGTTGATCGTCGACGACATCCACCTGCTCCCTCCCGGCGGCGAGGCAGCGGCCCTCCTGCAGGACCTGCTCGATCGCCTGCCCGCCAACGCCCATCTGGTCCTGTCGGGGCGCCGGCCACCGTCACTGCGGACCGCCCGGCTCGAGGCCGCCGGCGATGTCTCGCATCTTCGCGAGACCGACCTCGCCTTCACCGGCGGCGAGCAGACGGCGTTGCTCGCCCAACGGGCACCCGAGCACGAACCGACCGATCTGGGTGGCTGGCCGGCGTTGCTCGCACTCTCGATGGCGTCGCCCACGGCCCGCGTCGACGACTTCGTGTGGGAAGAAGTGCTACGGCCCTTCCCTGCGTCGCAGGTCCGGGGCCTGGCTCGGCTGATCGGCCTGGACTGGCTCGACGCTGCGCGCATCGATGCGTTTGCCGGGCCGGACAGCGGGCTGCGCGATGTCATCGACGGGTTGCCGCTGTGCCATCGCGACGACGAGGGTCGGGTCCATCTCCATGCCTTGTGGGAACGGGTGCTGGAGGGCATCGATCCGGAGTGGGACGACGATGCGGTCGCCGCGGCGTCGTCGATGCTGGCCGACGACGGCTGGTACCGCGAAGCGCTCGAGTTGTGCATCGAGCACGGCACGGTCCGCCATGTCGAAGGCCTCGTTCGGCGGTACGCCACCGAGGCGGTGGAGCACCTGCCCACCGAGGAGGTCGAGACATTCGTCGATCTGCTGGCCGACGGGGCTCGCCGGTCGCGGTTCGGGTGTCTCCTCGAGGGCCGGTTGGAGATCCGGCGCCGGCCTCGGGTCGCGAAGCCGCTCTTGGCCGAGGCCCGTGAAGGATTCGCAGGCCGAGGCGAGGATGCGCTGGAGGTCGAGACGCTGGTTCTCCTCGGCCAGATCGCGTTCTCGGAGTGGGACGCCACGGCGTTGGCCCACATCGCCGGCCGGGCCCGTGAGATCGCGACGCCGGCGGCCCGAAGCCTCGCTGCGATGATGGACGCCACCCGGCTGACGGTCGAGGGTGCGCCCTTTGACGGGGTCCGCGAGCGCATCGAAACGGCACGGGCGATCGGTGTGCCGCTCGGGGGTGTCGACGGAGTGGTCGCCGGGGTGGCGTGCAGACTGTCAGGGGTGCCCGAGGAGGGGCTCCCGATCGTCGAGCGGGCGCTCCGGGAGGCCACGCGGGCGAACAAGCCGCTCGTCATGGCCAACCTCTTCGACGTGGAGTGGCTCGCAGGAAGAGTGGGTCCCGACGTGTTGGGAATGCTCGATGCCGGACCGGCCGACGGGTTGGCGGAGATGAGCCATCAGGCCGCTGCGGTCAGCGGGCTGATGGCATTCGCGAACGCGGTTGCGGGGCGAGCGCGCCAGGCCCGCCGGCACCTCGAACGAGCCGACGCCTTCCGTTCCCATCAGCTCCGCAGCGGGCTGGCCATGCCAACCGCGGCGCGCATGGCGCTCGAGATCGCCGCCGGCCGAGACGATGTTGCGGCGGCGATCGCCGACGACGGGTTGGACATGTCGATGATGACCGACCCCGGGGTGCGGCGGGCCATGCCGATGGCATTCCTCGTCTCGGAGAAGCTCCGGGCGGAGCTCGAGGAGGTCGACCTGGGGCCGTGCTACGAGGTCGGCCGGCGCGCGGCCGACGCGTTGCAGGCGCTTCGAGACGCAGGTGACACGGGGCCCGCCGCGGCGCTGCCGTGGTCGACGTCGTCGAGGTTCTCCATCTTCTTCGTGCCGCCGCTGATCCTGGAGCTCGCGCTCGGCGCAGTGGCGGGCGGGACCGACGCGGCGTCCTCGGTGGCGCGCGAGATGGCGGCGCTCGACCGGGAGGCGTTGCGCCGACTGGCCGTGGGTGGGCCCGTTCCGATCCGCGATGGTGCCGCGCGCCTGCTGAAGGAGGTGCCGGCCCGGCCGGGCGACGTGATGGAGCTCCGTGCCCTCGGGCCGTTCGAGCTGTGGCGTGACGGCGAGCCGGTCGACGACGCCGGGCTTCGTCGCGGCAAGGTGCGGGCCTTGTTGCAGTATCTCGTGGCGCGCGGTGAGTGCCGGCGTGACGAACTCGGCGTGGCGCTCTGGCCCGACTTCGACGAGGAGGCGATGGCCAACAACCTGCGGGTGACCCTCTCCCACGCGATGAAGCTGCTGGAACCGGAGCGGCAGAAGGGCGAGCCGGCGTATCGGCTACGGGCTGTCGCGGATCGCATCGAGCTCGCGGTCGACGATGCTCTCACGATCGATGTGGCGGTCTTCGACGAGCTGTTGGACGCAGCCGAGGATGCCGATCGCGGAGGGGACCCGGCCCGAACGCTGGCGCTGATGGACCGCGCCGTCGAGATGTATCGCGGCGAGTATCTGGAGGACTGTCCGGAACCGGCGTGGGGCGAAGCCGAGCGGACACGCCTGCGTCACCGGTTCGTCGGCGCTGCACTGCGGGCTGGGGAACTCCGCCTCGGCCAGGGGGATCTCGACGCAGCGCGGGCGAGAGCGGTGCGAGCTCGCCACGCAGACGCCTACTCCGAAGCGGCCGCGAGGCTGGAGGCGCTCGTCTACCTCCGCGAAGGCAACCGTGCCGCGGCCCGGTCGGTGCTGGACGCCATGGTCGTCGTGCTGGAGGATGCCGGCGTGTCGCCCGAGCGCGAGACCCTCGCCCTGCTCCGTCGGGCCGGCCGGGCGCCCGCCTAG
- a CDS encoding alpha/beta hydrolase: MTTVVLVHGAWHGAWCWEHLLPHLDRAGLAHVAVDLPLTGHLDDVGCVRDTLDALDGPKVLVGHSYGGLVISGAAEGRDDISHLVYVCAFLFEKGHTVADELTGQIPTPIVDAMQWLPDGRSAIIPEKATAAFFAHCPTELAEAAIERLRAMDASSTAHECLGDPWRSTPSTYVVCEQDQAISADAQHRMATRAGRVVSLDTDHSPFVSAIEETAAVIVRAAD; encoded by the coding sequence ATGACAACGGTCGTTCTGGTTCACGGGGCATGGCATGGCGCGTGGTGCTGGGAGCACCTCCTCCCCCATCTCGATCGGGCGGGGTTGGCCCATGTCGCGGTCGACCTGCCCTTGACCGGGCACCTCGACGATGTCGGCTGCGTTCGCGACACGCTCGACGCGCTCGACGGACCCAAGGTCCTGGTCGGCCACAGCTACGGCGGGTTGGTCATCTCCGGTGCCGCCGAGGGCCGCGACGACATCTCCCACCTCGTCTACGTCTGCGCCTTCCTGTTCGAGAAGGGCCACACCGTCGCCGACGAACTCACCGGCCAGATCCCCACCCCGATCGTCGACGCGATGCAATGGCTCCCCGATGGTCGCAGCGCGATCATTCCCGAGAAGGCCACCGCCGCGTTCTTCGCGCACTGCCCCACCGAACTCGCGGAGGCCGCCATCGAACGGCTCCGCGCCATGGACGCGTCCAGCACGGCGCATGAATGTCTCGGCGATCCGTGGCGCTCGACACCGTCGACCTACGTCGTCTGCGAACAGGACCAGGCGATCAGCGCCGATGCGCAACACCGCATGGCGACGCGAGCGGGGCGCGTCGTCTCGCTCGACACCGACCACTCCCCCTTCGTGTCGGCCATCGAGGAGACGGCAGCGGTGATCGTCCGGGCCGCTGACTAG
- a CDS encoding cytochrome P450, with amino-acid sequence MTHVSDSSPPDPNDIWAAGGPVEDWTTDYDIRDAAYVENPVPIWAEMREKCPVAHTDRLGGSWNPTRFDDLRAMAKMVPELSSRQVLVMPQPPGLPEMSRYEQQIAAAPITADPPIQTWTRRMILPAFSPKTVNKYEEFTEELCHSLINGFIENGECDGAVDYAQQIPPRVIAHLIGIDGGMADQFVEWVNDLLGEGLFDPARRLAARNALFAFLHEEADKRLADPTEDLMSELLFMELDDPEADITTDVVVGICNLLVVAGIDTTWSSIGSALWHFGTNPDDRSRLVDEPELLPSAVEECLRFYAPVTMARVAEVDIEFGDAHIRAGDKVLMNFPAACHDPEHFENPDDFIIDRARNRHIAFGSGIHRCAGSNLARLEMTTALRVWFERIPDFEVSDREPMRWAGGQVRGPRVMPMSFPAGSVR; translated from the coding sequence ATGACGCATGTCTCCGATTCATCCCCGCCCGACCCGAACGACATCTGGGCGGCCGGTGGTCCGGTCGAGGACTGGACCACCGACTACGACATCCGCGACGCGGCCTATGTCGAGAACCCGGTTCCGATCTGGGCGGAGATGCGCGAGAAGTGCCCGGTTGCCCACACCGATCGGCTGGGGGGATCGTGGAACCCGACGAGGTTCGACGACCTGCGGGCGATGGCGAAGATGGTCCCGGAGCTGTCCAGCCGGCAGGTGCTGGTGATGCCGCAGCCTCCAGGCCTGCCGGAGATGTCGCGCTACGAGCAGCAGATCGCAGCTGCGCCGATCACTGCGGATCCGCCGATCCAGACCTGGACGCGACGCATGATCCTCCCGGCGTTCTCGCCGAAGACGGTGAACAAATACGAGGAGTTCACCGAGGAGCTCTGCCATTCGCTGATCAACGGGTTCATCGAGAACGGCGAGTGCGACGGCGCCGTCGACTACGCCCAGCAGATTCCACCGCGGGTCATCGCCCACCTGATCGGGATCGACGGCGGCATGGCCGACCAGTTCGTCGAATGGGTCAACGATCTGCTCGGTGAGGGGCTCTTCGATCCGGCCCGGCGCCTCGCGGCTCGCAACGCGCTGTTCGCGTTCCTCCACGAGGAGGCCGACAAGCGGCTGGCCGATCCGACCGAGGATCTGATGAGCGAACTGCTGTTCATGGAACTCGACGACCCCGAGGCCGACATCACGACGGACGTCGTGGTCGGGATCTGCAACCTCCTGGTCGTCGCCGGCATCGACACCACATGGAGCTCGATCGGGTCGGCGCTGTGGCACTTCGGCACCAACCCCGACGATCGGTCCCGGTTGGTCGACGAGCCCGAGCTCCTGCCGTCGGCGGTGGAGGAGTGCCTTCGCTTCTACGCGCCGGTGACCATGGCCCGGGTGGCCGAGGTCGACATCGAGTTCGGCGACGCCCACATCCGCGCCGGCGACAAGGTCCTCATGAACTTCCCGGCGGCCTGCCACGATCCCGAGCACTTCGAGAACCCCGACGACTTCATCATCGATCGGGCGCGGAACCGCCACATCGCGTTCGGATCCGGCATCCATCGTTGCGCCGGTTCGAATCTCGCTCGACTCGAGATGACGACGGCGCTGCGCGTGTGGTTCGAGCGCATCCCCGACTTCGAGGTGAGCGATCGTGAACCGATGCGCTGGGCCGGGGGTCAGGTCCGGGGGCCGAGGGTGATGCCGATGAGTTTCCCGGCCGGGAGCGTCCGCTAG
- the smpB gene encoding SsrA-binding protein SmpB: MAKSQKKRDVPAGATAVATNRVARRDYDILDTLEVGIQLRGSEVKSLRESKVQLADSFVIHYQGELWLVGLHISAYSHSAAAFAHETDRRRKLLAHRGEIERWAARLDREHLTMVPLALYFLNGRAKLEVALARGKSQTDKRHDIAKRDAQRETERALSRRRSGKD, encoded by the coding sequence ATGGCAAAGTCACAGAAGAAGCGAGACGTCCCGGCAGGGGCCACCGCCGTGGCCACCAACCGCGTCGCCCGTCGCGACTACGACATCCTCGACACCCTCGAGGTCGGCATCCAGCTCCGGGGCAGCGAGGTCAAGTCGTTGCGCGAGAGCAAGGTCCAGCTCGCCGACTCGTTCGTCATCCACTACCAGGGCGAGCTCTGGCTCGTGGGGTTGCACATCTCCGCCTACTCGCACTCGGCTGCCGCGTTCGCCCACGAGACCGATCGGCGCCGCAAGCTGCTCGCCCACCGGGGAGAGATCGAGCGGTGGGCCGCCCGACTCGACCGCGAGCACCTCACGATGGTCCCGCTCGCCCTCTACTTCCTCAACGGTCGGGCCAAGCTCGAGGTCGCGCTGGCCCGGGGCAAGAGCCAGACCGACAAGCGCCACGACATCGCCAAACGCGACGCCCAGCGTGAAACCGAGCGGGCTCTGTCCCGTCGGCGCAGCGGCAAGGACTAG
- a CDS encoding ABC transporter substrate-binding protein produces MKTLVKPIVLVVVLALVAAACGDDGSETTGPASSTTTVGSTTTAGSGEPGDSTTTTEAVELTASWKGVTEDTVSVAVSILDFDELREMGLQDFGWGDQRLIWEFYLDRLNERGGVAGRQVDAELVFYNPAFASDAEAACLEMTEDREVFAVIGAFLGPAESATPCLTLQEDLVVFSGTMTVELLAGAEAVWVNDGSAGARRIPIFFELLDQAGYVDGQKVAVVSGNENERDSVDVIEPILNDLGLDIVLTTVNTVSTDDVVAEDRYWDTTAEKIRTEGAEVIVINGDTTGAIRGIGRNGLDQELWVVTGDQLTNLGTTVDRSEADGAITLGGLSAEEGWAEPGLAACVEEFTNAHPEIDVRGPLEVGEGDERWDLALGQACRWLATFEIVMNAAGPELTPASVQAAYEGLGEVDLPGYYFASWGPGKPDANDGFRLSAWDSTVGENGSLVPITDLLDATP; encoded by the coding sequence ATGAAGACGCTGGTGAAGCCCATTGTGCTGGTCGTGGTCCTGGCGCTGGTCGCTGCGGCCTGCGGCGATGACGGCTCGGAGACGACCGGCCCGGCATCATCCACGACGACCGTCGGGTCGACGACGACGGCGGGGTCCGGCGAACCGGGCGACTCGACCACCACCACGGAGGCGGTCGAGCTGACGGCCTCGTGGAAGGGCGTCACCGAGGACACCGTGAGTGTCGCCGTGTCGATCCTCGACTTCGACGAGCTCCGCGAGATGGGACTGCAGGACTTCGGCTGGGGTGACCAGCGGCTGATCTGGGAGTTCTACCTCGACCGGCTCAACGAACGGGGTGGTGTCGCAGGGCGTCAGGTCGACGCCGAGCTGGTCTTCTACAACCCGGCGTTCGCCTCCGACGCGGAAGCGGCCTGTCTCGAGATGACCGAGGACCGCGAGGTGTTCGCGGTGATCGGTGCGTTCCTCGGCCCGGCGGAGTCGGCGACGCCGTGCCTCACGCTGCAGGAGGACCTGGTCGTCTTCAGCGGGACGATGACGGTCGAGCTGCTCGCCGGCGCCGAGGCGGTGTGGGTGAACGACGGCTCTGCCGGCGCGCGCCGGATCCCGATCTTCTTCGAGTTGCTCGACCAGGCCGGGTATGTCGACGGGCAGAAGGTCGCGGTGGTGAGCGGCAACGAGAACGAGCGAGACAGTGTCGATGTGATCGAACCCATCCTCAACGACCTGGGGCTCGACATCGTGCTCACGACCGTCAACACCGTCTCGACCGACGACGTGGTCGCCGAGGACCGCTACTGGGACACCACGGCCGAGAAGATCCGGACCGAGGGCGCCGAGGTCATCGTCATCAATGGCGACACCACGGGAGCGATACGCGGGATCGGTCGTAACGGCCTCGACCAGGAGCTGTGGGTCGTGACCGGCGACCAGTTGACCAACCTCGGTACCACGGTCGACCGTTCCGAGGCCGATGGAGCGATCACGCTCGGTGGCCTGAGCGCCGAGGAGGGCTGGGCGGAGCCGGGTCTGGCGGCGTGCGTGGAGGAGTTCACGAACGCTCACCCGGAGATCGACGTGCGTGGTCCGCTCGAGGTCGGTGAGGGCGACGAACGCTGGGACCTGGCCCTGGGGCAGGCCTGCCGTTGGCTCGCGACGTTCGAGATCGTGATGAACGCAGCGGGACCCGAACTCACCCCGGCGTCGGTGCAGGCAGCTTACGAGGGCCTGGGCGAGGTGGATCTTCCCGGCTACTACTTCGCGTCATGGGGGCCGGGCAAGCCCGACGCCAACGACGGGTTCCGACTGTCGGCCTGGGATTCGACCGTCGGCGAGAACGGTTCGCTCGTCCCGATCACCGACCTTCTCGACGCGACGCCCTGA
- a CDS encoding M67 family metallopeptidase, with amino-acid sequence MLAIPASVHAEMIGHAILGLPDEACGLFAGAFGSGVVDRFFPMTNAAKSSQIYQLDGQEMMAVERTADDAGLSLMGVMHSHTHTTNYPSPTDVADAARFDPFGAWSFIIVSLKHPDPSLRSYRILDGEIAEESVVITDG; translated from the coding sequence GTGTTGGCGATTCCTGCGTCCGTTCATGCCGAGATGATCGGACATGCGATTCTCGGCCTGCCCGACGAGGCATGCGGACTCTTCGCCGGCGCCTTCGGCAGCGGCGTCGTCGATCGCTTCTTCCCGATGACCAATGCCGCGAAGTCGAGTCAGATCTATCAGCTCGACGGCCAGGAGATGATGGCGGTCGAACGCACGGCCGACGACGCCGGTCTGTCGCTGATGGGCGTCATGCACTCCCACACCCACACGACCAACTATCCGTCGCCGACCGACGTGGCCGATGCTGCCCGCTTCGACCCGTTCGGCGCGTGGAGCTTCATCATCGTGTCGCTCAAGCACCCCGACCCGTCGCTGCGGAGCTATCGCATCCTCGACGGTGAGATCGCCGAGGAGTCGGTCGTCATCACCGACGGCTAG
- a CDS encoding long-chain-acyl-CoA synthetase encodes MQTSPGRLSRRERIESDLRMVRALARVAPDAAKNRASSTSTVADRLEKVVDDHGAAVALIDASDDGRTVTYAELDAQANRIAHWASAHGIGRGDVVALLMANRPEFVSTWLGLAKVGAVTALINTNLTGEPLRHSIRVAGAEHLVVDAELADQWAEARADEMLTEWRWGGPNAPTDFDATLATMSATRPDRSVREGLVNGDPLFFIYTSGTTGLPKAARFSHGKFLTVAGGSAGLIGFGRSDRMYVTLPLYHTAGGVMALGAPLLDGGTAIITRKFSTSRFWDDCVRHGATTFQYIGELCRYLANSPSHPLERAHQLRICIGNGLRPDVWPTFQERFRIPRIVEFYGATEGTSSLFNLDNRVGAIGRLRPALAKRMGIHLVRYDVAADEIERDAEGRVIEVGPGEPGEAITRISSITPFEGYSDEEASEKKILRGAFKDGDTYFRTGDLLSQDEDGYYFFVDRVGDTFRWKGENVSTAEVSAVLGECDGVLEANVYGVEVPGADGRAGMATLVVDDQFSPDAVLTRLTENLPAYARPLFLRVQTEVEITATFKHRKKDAMEEGFDPALPDPIWFLDPETGSYVRLDAERHQRITTGEIRL; translated from the coding sequence ATGCAGACATCGCCCGGTCGACTGAGCCGCCGGGAGCGGATCGAGAGCGACCTGCGGATGGTCCGGGCGCTGGCCAGGGTGGCGCCCGACGCGGCGAAGAACCGGGCGAGCAGCACCTCGACCGTCGCCGACCGCCTCGAGAAGGTGGTCGACGACCACGGCGCGGCCGTCGCCCTCATCGACGCCTCCGACGACGGACGGACGGTCACCTACGCCGAGCTCGACGCCCAGGCCAACCGGATCGCCCACTGGGCGAGCGCGCACGGCATCGGCCGGGGCGATGTGGTCGCGCTCCTCATGGCCAATCGGCCGGAGTTCGTGTCGACGTGGCTCGGCCTGGCCAAGGTCGGCGCCGTGACCGCGCTCATCAACACCAACCTCACCGGCGAACCCTTGCGCCACTCGATCCGGGTGGCGGGGGCCGAGCACCTCGTGGTCGACGCCGAACTGGCCGACCAGTGGGCCGAAGCCCGCGCCGACGAGATGCTCACCGAATGGCGGTGGGGCGGGCCGAACGCCCCGACCGACTTCGACGCGACGCTGGCCACCATGAGCGCCACCCGACCCGACCGCAGCGTGCGAGAGGGGCTCGTCAACGGCGACCCGCTGTTCTTCATCTACACGAGCGGCACCACGGGGCTGCCCAAGGCCGCCCGCTTCAGCCACGGGAAGTTCCTCACCGTCGCCGGCGGGTCGGCCGGCCTGATCGGGTTCGGTCGCAGCGACCGGATGTACGTCACCCTCCCGCTGTACCACACGGCCGGTGGCGTCATGGCGCTCGGAGCACCCCTACTCGACGGCGGCACCGCGATCATCACCCGCAAGTTCTCGACCAGCCGATTCTGGGACGACTGCGTCCGACACGGGGCCACCACGTTCCAATACATCGGCGAGCTCTGCCGGTATCTCGCCAACAGTCCCAGCCACCCGCTCGAACGGGCCCACCAGCTGCGCATCTGCATCGGCAACGGCCTCCGGCCCGACGTGTGGCCGACCTTCCAGGAACGGTTCCGCATCCCCCGGATCGTCGAGTTCTACGGTGCCACCGAAGGCACCTCGTCGCTGTTCAACCTCGACAACCGGGTCGGCGCCATCGGCCGGCTCCGCCCGGCGCTCGCCAAACGCATGGGCATCCATCTCGTCCGCTACGACGTCGCCGCCGACGAGATCGAGCGCGATGCCGAGGGCCGTGTGATCGAGGTCGGTCCCGGCGAACCGGGCGAGGCGATCACCCGCATCAGCAGCATCACGCCCTTCGAGGGCTACTCCGACGAGGAGGCCAGCGAGAAGAAGATCCTGCGGGGTGCGTTCAAGGACGGCGACACCTACTTCCGGACCGGCGACCTCCTCAGCCAGGACGAGGACGGCTACTACTTCTTCGTCGACCGGGTCGGCGACACGTTCCGGTGGAAGGGCGAGAACGTGTCCACGGCCGAGGTCTCCGCCGTGCTCGGCGAGTGCGATGGTGTCCTCGAGGCCAACGTCTACGGCGTCGAGGTGCCCGGCGCCGACGGCCGGGCCGGCATGGCCACGCTCGTGGTGGACGATCAGTTCTCGCCCGACGCCGTGCTCACCCGCCTCACCGAGAACCTCCCGGCCTACGCCCGGCCACTCTTCCTCCGGGTCCAGACCGAGGTGGAGATCACCGCAACCTTCAAACACCGCAAGAAGGACGCGATGGAGGAAGGATTCGACCCGGCCCTCCCCGACCCGATCTGGTTCCTCGACCCCGAGACCGGCAGCTATGTCCGCCTCGACGCCGAACGGCACCAACGGATCACGACCGGCGAGATCCGTCTCTAG